One window of the Leishmania panamensis strain MHOM/PA/94/PSC-1 chromosome 12 sequence genome contains the following:
- a CDS encoding serine/threonine protein phosphatase-like protein (TriTrypDB/GeneDB-style sysID: LpmP.12.0660) has protein sequence MPDQSRWPMCHFCHRKVPDKDYNAHTVMCDEREVTCWNSWCRQIVRQGDLQKHLEDCGKRQKAICPKCGVEILATDMYAHRDSCQPKPCPQCGELCITRIHEWCPKAILGKVKLIRGPFATEELQRRFIPPGKEKDPRANLEYNVARMQLLWRWIKCKAMIEETIFRSVYKEMDLKKEGFAIFKAHDKVNEQHVMAPKRSRSVIQSPMVAPATSSHYFPVNASVPITLHHVERMIKDIKNHVLLPYPAAWRVFTDAMNHLNTMPNVVRVSPAVGARVSNGRVIQGCKIVVVGDLHGQVADLLHILKESGMPSESTHYIFNGDYVDRGACGVEILLILFSLMLACPKYVTLNRGNHECDYMNDEYGFDVEVSTKYDRNVFRLIQRCFCALPLATLIGGKIFVVHGGLPRRRGVSINDISRIQRFRQIPIPNYSQPEEDEIFQDMLWSDPVEDIKGWRESQRGAGVEFGSDVTTEFLQNNKLELVVRSHEDCLSGYEEHHNRKLLTIFSASNYDGPSSNYGAICTFIGDNLEPSYHTYQMFEDEYDESQLISLADSFTLTVSNMAKMSPFNATVGGTISGLNLTGSASRMLLHRRTKDDILRELRERIYQRRHRLLAYFSKLDRTNKGSLWVIEWVESMRNVLNLDLPWHFLRGYLVEVDAHSRIWYASFLNNFHNVLHDLWGDEWRQSVCARVLQQQRMNHRSQLVSAAFNKEVVNYNEFCSVIRAIDYTTSDCQLFQLFESFDEKGNGHINGPEFVKKLQQIANGKPDPLLWDIDAMEQLQNIVIQGRSQLPSLFRVTSKDKALSKERFMAGMAQLSRCMRKQLTQPQREAIFEFMKQRVPEGSEMTFDVFLLCVYVFDRRTVAGLKASYSLSELIELGLGPISFRNTSLSSPTNGHHA, from the coding sequence atGCCGGATCAGAGTCGCTGGCCAATGTGCCACTTCTGCCACCGCAAGGTTCCGGACAAGGACTACAACGCCCACACCGTTATGTGCGACGAGCGCGAGGTGACCTGCTGGAACTCGTGGTGTCGCCAGATTGTGCGCCAGGGTGACCTGCAGAAGCACCTGGAGGACTGCGGGAAGCGGCAGAAGGCAATCTGCCCCAAGTGTGGTGTCGAGATCCTGGCCACTGACATGTATGCGCATCGGGATAGCTGCCAGCCGAAGCCCTGCCCACAGTGCGGGGAGTTGTGCATCACACGCATTCACGAGTGGTGCCCCAAGGCAATCCTGGGCAAGGTGAAGCTCATCCGCGGCCCCTTCGcgacggaggagctgcagcgccgcttcatACCACccggaaaggagaaagaccCGAGGGCCAATCTCGAGTACAACGTGGCGCggatgcagctgctgtggcgttGGATCAAGTGCAAGGCGATGATTGAGGAGACGATCTTCCGAAGCGTTTACAAGGAGATGGACCTAAAAAAAGAGGGCTTTGCCATCTTCAAGGCCCACGACAAGGTCAACGAGCAGCACGTCATGGCACCGAAGCGGTCACGATCGGTGATTCAGTCACCCATGGTTGCCCCAGCAACCTCCTCTCACTACTTTCCGGTGAACGCCAGCGTCCCCATCACTCTCCACCATGTCGAGCGGATGATCAAGGACATCAAGAACCACGTGCTTCTGCCGTACCCCGCCGCTTGGCGCGTCTTCACCGACGCGATGAACCACCTGAACACCATGCCGAACGTCGTGCGCGTGTCGCCGGCCGTCGGGGCCCGCGTGAGCAACGGTCGCGTAATTCAGGGCTGCAAGATAGTCGTCGTCGGTGACTTGCATGGCCAGGTTGCCGACCTTCTGCACATCCTAAAGGAGAGCGGCATGCCGAGCGAGAGCACTCACTACATTTTTAATGGTGACTATGTCGACCGCGGCGCATGCGGTGTGGAGATCCTTCTCATCCTCTTTTCCCTGATGCTGGCGTGTCCAAAGTATGTCACGCTCAACCGCGGCAACCACGAGTGCGACTACATGAACGATGAGTACGGCTTCGATGTCGAGGTGAGCACCAAGTACGACCGCAATGTGTTCCGACTCATccagcgctgcttctgcgCCCTGCCGCTGGCCACGCTCATTGGCGGCAAAATCTTCGTTGTTCATGGCGGtctgccgcggcgacgcGGGGTCAGCATCAACGACATTTCACGCATCCAGCGCTTCCGGCAGATTCCAATCCCCAACTACTCACAGCccgaggaggatgagatCTTCCAGGACATGCTGTGGTCTGACCCAGTAGAGGACATAAAGGGCTGGCGTGAGAGTCAACGTGGTGCGGGTGTCGAATTTGGCTCCGATGTGACGACGGAGTTTCTACAGAACAACAAGCTGGAGCTTGTCGTGCGTTCGCACGAGGATTGCCTGAGCGGGTACGAGGAGCACCACAACCGCAAGTTACTGACGATTTTCTCGGCTAGCAACTACGACGGACCGAGCTCGAACTATGGCGCCATCTGCACCTTCATCGGCGACAACCTGGAGCCGTCTTACCACACGTACCAGATGTTCGAGGACGAGTACGACGAGTCGCAGTTGATCAGCCTCGCCGATTCTTTCACGCTAACGGTGTCGAACATGGCCAAGATGAGCCCCTTCAACGCCACCGTTGGGGGCACCATCAGCGGGCTGAACTTGACTGGCTCTGCAAGCCGAATGCTACTGCACCGTCGGACCAAGGACGACATCCTGcgtgagctgcgcgagcgcatCTACCAGAGACGCCATCGCCTGCTTGCTTACTTCTCGAAGCTCGACCGCACCAATAAGGGGTCGCTGTGGGTGATCGAGTGGGTGGAGTCGATGCGCAACGTGCTGAACCTCGACCTGCCGTGGCACTTCCTCCGCGGCTACCTCGTCGAGGTGGACGCTCACTCGCGTATTTGGTACGCCTCCTTCCTGAACAACTTCCACAACGTCCTGCACGACCTCTGGGGCGACGAGTGGCGGCAGTCGGTGTGCGCccgggtgctgcagcagcaacgcatgAATCACCGCTCGCAGCTCGTCTCCGCCGCCTTCAACAAGGAGGTGGTGAATTACAACGAGTTCTGCTCTGTCATTCGCGCCATCGATTACACGACGAGCGACTGCCAACTTTTCCAGCTGTTTGAGTCGTTCGACGAGAAGGGCAACGGGCACATCAACGGACCGGAGTTTGTGAAGAAACTTCAGCAGATTGCCAACGGCAAGCCCGACCCGCTACTGTGGGACATCGATGCcatggagcagctgcagaacaTCGTCATCCAGGGCCGTAGTCAGCTCCCCTCGCTGTTCCGCGTGACTTCGAAGGACAAGGCGCTGTCAAAGGAGCGCTTCATGGCCGGCATGGCGCAGCTCAGCCGCTGCATGCGCAAGCAGTTGACGCAGCCACAGAGGGAGGCTATCTTTGAATTTATGAAGCAACGCGTGCCCGAGGGGTCGGAGATGACCTTCGACGTGTTCCTTCTCTGCGTGTACGTCTTTGATCGTCGCACTGTCGCTGGGCTGAAGGCGTCGTACTCGCTTTCCGAGTTGATTGAGTTAGGACTGGGGCCCATCTCTTTCCGCAATACGAGCTTATCCAGTCCCACCAATGGGCACCACGCATAA